The following coding sequences lie in one Kryptolebias marmoratus isolate JLee-2015 linkage group LG5, ASM164957v2, whole genome shotgun sequence genomic window:
- the pex11b gene encoding peroxisomal membrane protein 11B isoform X1, which yields MDSWVRFNAQSQAKERVLRAAQYACMLLGYTLSKSKAASELHRTISDLEAHMSLTRKLLRLGNSVEALQAAKRTIHLSDSVLRLCLTISHLNRAMYFACDNVLWAGKTGLVSKLDQRKWSQRSFRYYLFALILNLTRDMYELCLLLDSEARHRSAKSAPPPVSDGSTLPADHLCSPAVAPPLAWLRRRLRQVLTVLHGNPPLLLDLLKNGCDIFIPLDRLGIYPTSPGFVGTCGLLSSVLSILTIVQPWLKLKP from the exons ATGGACTCCTGGGTTCGGTTCAACGCTCAGAGTCAAGCCAAGGAAAGAGTGCTTAG GGCTGCTCAGTATGCCTGCATGCTGTTGGGCTACACTCTGAGCAAGAGCAAGGCTGCGTCGGAGCTCCACAGAACAATCAGTGACCTGGAAGCTCACATGAGCCTGACGAGAAAGT TGCTGCGTCTGGGGAACTCTGTGGAAGCTCTGCAGGCTGCCAAGAGGACCATCCACCTGTCTGACAGCGTGCTGAGGCTCTGCCTGACCATCAGCCACCTGAACAGAGCCATGTACTTTGCCTGTGACAACGTACTGTGGGCAGGAAAAACCGGCCTCGTGTCCAAACTGGATCAACGGAAATGGAGTCAGAGGTCTTTCAG GTACTACCTCTTTGCTTTGATCCTCAACCTGACCCGAGACATGTATGAGCTCTGCCTTCTCCTCGACTCCGAGGCTCGCCACAGAAGCGCCAAGTCCGCCCCTCCCCCCGTGTCCGACGGCAGCACCCTCCCCGCCGACCACCTCTGTTCGCCCGCTGTGGCACCTCCTCTTGCGTGGCTCCGCCGGCGCCTCCGACAGGTGCTGACAGTCCTGCACGGCAACCCGCCGCTCCTGCTGGACCTGCTGAAGAACGGCTGCGATATCTTCATCCCACTCGACAGGCTGGGGATTTACCCCACCAGCCCAGGTTTCGTCGGGACCTGCGGCCTGctctcctctgtcctctccaTCCTCACGATAGTCCAGCCGTGGCTCAAACTCAAGCCGTAA
- the pex11b gene encoding peroxisomal membrane protein 11B isoform X2 → MLLGYTLSKSKAASELHRTISDLEAHMSLTRKLLRLGNSVEALQAAKRTIHLSDSVLRLCLTISHLNRAMYFACDNVLWAGKTGLVSKLDQRKWSQRSFRYYLFALILNLTRDMYELCLLLDSEARHRSAKSAPPPVSDGSTLPADHLCSPAVAPPLAWLRRRLRQVLTVLHGNPPLLLDLLKNGCDIFIPLDRLGIYPTSPGFVGTCGLLSSVLSILTIVQPWLKLKP, encoded by the exons ATGCTGTTGGGCTACACTCTGAGCAAGAGCAAGGCTGCGTCGGAGCTCCACAGAACAATCAGTGACCTGGAAGCTCACATGAGCCTGACGAGAAAGT TGCTGCGTCTGGGGAACTCTGTGGAAGCTCTGCAGGCTGCCAAGAGGACCATCCACCTGTCTGACAGCGTGCTGAGGCTCTGCCTGACCATCAGCCACCTGAACAGAGCCATGTACTTTGCCTGTGACAACGTACTGTGGGCAGGAAAAACCGGCCTCGTGTCCAAACTGGATCAACGGAAATGGAGTCAGAGGTCTTTCAG GTACTACCTCTTTGCTTTGATCCTCAACCTGACCCGAGACATGTATGAGCTCTGCCTTCTCCTCGACTCCGAGGCTCGCCACAGAAGCGCCAAGTCCGCCCCTCCCCCCGTGTCCGACGGCAGCACCCTCCCCGCCGACCACCTCTGTTCGCCCGCTGTGGCACCTCCTCTTGCGTGGCTCCGCCGGCGCCTCCGACAGGTGCTGACAGTCCTGCACGGCAACCCGCCGCTCCTGCTGGACCTGCTGAAGAACGGCTGCGATATCTTCATCCCACTCGACAGGCTGGGGATTTACCCCACCAGCCCAGGTTTCGTCGGGACCTGCGGCCTGctctcctctgtcctctccaTCCTCACGATAGTCCAGCCGTGGCTCAAACTCAAGCCGTAA